The following coding sequences lie in one Miscanthus floridulus cultivar M001 chromosome 9, ASM1932011v1, whole genome shotgun sequence genomic window:
- the LOC136481221 gene encoding alpha-L-arabinofuranosidase 1-like isoform X3, with translation MEVLCEKCLPGGVGVYNPGFWGMNIEGGKAYHLVMYVKSTRPSELTVQLTSSDGLQTLASATITVSGTSNWTKLEQKLVAKGTNRTSRLQITTSQKGTVWFDQVSLMPADTYKGHGFHTELITMLLDLKPRFMRFPGGCFVEGNWLRNAFRWKETIGPWEERPGHYGDVWNYWTDDGLGFYEFLLLAEDLGALPVWVFNAGISHNDGLDMIEPFVKDALDGLEFAMGSEESAWGSIRAAMGHPERFPLKYVAIGNEDCLKEFYQENYIKFYYSIRDAYPDIQIISNCDHLPLAHPADLYDSHIYANATYMFLQKNKFDTAPRTRPKAFVSEYAVQGNKDPGKATLYASLAEAAFLIGLEKNSDAVEMASYAPLFVNDNDRRWLPDAIVFNSWQQYGTPSYWMQMLFRESSGAVIHPVSVISSYSDSLAASAITWKDTENSFLRVKIVNFGSHAVNLTIHATGLEVGVSAKGSRVTVLTSNNVMQGNSFGNPNNVVPVTRELRGAGAEMQTLLAPYSFTAFDLALEHY, from the exons ATGGAGGTTCTCTGTGAGAAGTGTCTACCTGGTGGAGTTGGCGTATACAACCCAGGATTCTGGGGCATG AACATAGAAGGTGGAAAGGCCTACCATCTTGTCATGTATGTCAAGTCAACACGACCATCAGAGCTGACAGTTCAATTGACAAGCTCTGATGGGTTACAAACCCTGGCTTCAGCTACGATAAC AGTTTCTGGCACATCAAATTGGACAAAACTGGAGCAAAAATTGGTTGCTAAAGGCACGAATAGAACTTCAAGGCTTCAAATAACAACTAGCCAGAAAGGAACTGTATGGTTTGATCAAGTATCACTCATGCCTGCAGACACATACAAG GGACATGGTTTTCACACAGAACTTATAACCATGCTTTTGGATTTAAAACCACGATTCATGAGATTTCCTG GTGGTTGCTTTGTTGAGGGCAACTGGTTAAGAAATGCTTTCAGATGGAAGGAAACTATTGGTCCATGGGAAGAAAGGCCTGGGCACTATGGCGACGTTTGGAATTACTGGACCGATGATGGCCTTGGCTTTTATGAGTTTCTACTG CTTGCTGAAGACCTGGGGGCTCTCCCAGTTTGGGTCTTCAATGCTG GTATCAGCCACAATGATGGACTTGATATGATTGAACCTTTCGTTAAG GATGCTTTGGACGGCCTTGAGTTTGCAATGGGAAGTGAGGAGTCAGCATGGGGTTCTATTAGAGCTGCAATGGGGCATCCAGAACGATTCCCACTGAAGTATGTTGCAATTGGAAACGAAGACTGTCTTAAGGAGTTTTACCAAG AAAATTACATCAAATTCTATTATTCTATACGAGATGCTTATCCGGACATTCAAATTATTTCAAACTGTGACCACTTACCACTTGCCCATCCCGCTGATTTGTATGATTCTCAT ATATATGCTAATGCTACATATATGTTCCTCCAGAAGAACAAGTTTGACACAGCACCACGTACCAGACCTAAG GCATTTGTTAGCGAATATGCCGTTCAGGGTAACAAAGATCCTGGTAAAGCGACCCTTTATGCTTCACTGGCTGAGGCTGCTTTCCTCATTGGATTAGAAAAAAACAG TGATGCTGTCGAGATGGCAAGTTACGCGCCACTTTTTGTGAACGACAATGATCGCAG GTGGCTCCCAGATGCAATAGTCTTCAACTCCTGGCAGCAGTATGGAACTCCTAGTTACTGGATGCAGATGCTTTTCCGTGAATCAAGTGGCGCTGTGATTCATCCAGTTTCAGTCATATCCAGCTACTCTGATTCATTGGCGGCATCAGCTATCACCTGGAAAGACACTGAGAATAGCTTCCTGAGGGTAAAG ATAGTAAACTTCGGATCTCATGCTGTGAACCTCACAATACATGCAACTGGACTTGAAGTTGGTGTCAGTGCAAAGGGATCAAGAGTCACTGTTCTGACGTCCAACAATGTGATGCAAGGAAATTCCTTCGGCAACCCAAATAAT GTTGTGCCTGTTACCAGAGAGCTGCGCGGTGCAGGAGCAGAGATGCAGACCTTGCTCGCTCCCTACTCGTTCACCGCATTTGATCTAGCGTTGGAGCATTATTAG
- the LOC136481221 gene encoding alpha-L-arabinofuranosidase 1-like isoform X1 — translation MCTCAGSSSMLGSKPKQRKKKHQQGVNRCSSSSSWAILCCCSILAFTVVRGAGLPLGGDEEDEAAASLDVDASWAKAREIPQTLFGVFFEEINHAGAGGLWAELVSNRGFEAHINNTPTIDPWSVIGDESSLHLTTDRVSCFTKNVVALRMEVLCEKCLPGGVGVYNPGFWGMNIEGGKAYHLVMYVKSTRPSELTVQLTSSDGLQTLASATITVSGTSNWTKLEQKLVAKGTNRTSRLQITTSQKGTVWFDQVSLMPADTYKGHGFHTELITMLLDLKPRFMRFPGGCFVEGNWLRNAFRWKETIGPWEERPGHYGDVWNYWTDDGLGFYEFLLLAEDLGALPVWVFNAGISHNDGLDMIEPFVKDALDGLEFAMGSEESAWGSIRAAMGHPERFPLKYVAIGNEDCLKEFYQENYIKFYYSIRDAYPDIQIISNCDHLPLAHPADLYDSHIYANATYMFLQKNKFDTAPRTRPKAFVSEYAVQGNKDPGKATLYASLAEAAFLIGLEKNSDAVEMASYAPLFVNDNDRRWLPDAIVFNSWQQYGTPSYWMQMLFRESSGAVIHPVSVISSYSDSLAASAITWKDTENSFLRVKIVNFGSHAVNLTIHATGLEVGVSAKGSRVTVLTSNNVMQGNSFGNPNNVVPVTRELRGAGAEMQTLLAPYSFTAFDLALEHY, via the exons ATGTGCACTTGTGCAGGTAGCAGCAGCATGCTGGGATCCAAACCcaagcagaggaagaagaagcaccaGCAGGGGGTGAAtcgttgcagcagcagcagcagctgggccATCTTGTGCTGCTGCTCCATTCTCGCGTTCACGGTGGTGAGAGGAGCAGGGCTGCCGCTGGGCGGTGATGAAGAAGACGAAGCAGCAGCAAGTCTGGACGTGGATGCGTCCTGGGCCAAGGCGCGTGAGATACCACAAACACTGTTTGGGGTTTTCTTCGAg GAGATCAACCACGCCGGTGCTGGTGGGCTATGGGCAGAGTTGGTTAGCAACAGAG GTTTTGAAGCCCACATAAACAACACTCCAACCATAGACCCATGGAGCGTCATTGGGGATGAATCCTCCCTACATCTGACGACTGACCGGGTCTCTTGTTTCACTAAAAATGTTGTTGCTCTGAGAATGGAGGTTCTCTGTGAGAAGTGTCTACCTGGTGGAGTTGGCGTATACAACCCAGGATTCTGGGGCATG AACATAGAAGGTGGAAAGGCCTACCATCTTGTCATGTATGTCAAGTCAACACGACCATCAGAGCTGACAGTTCAATTGACAAGCTCTGATGGGTTACAAACCCTGGCTTCAGCTACGATAAC AGTTTCTGGCACATCAAATTGGACAAAACTGGAGCAAAAATTGGTTGCTAAAGGCACGAATAGAACTTCAAGGCTTCAAATAACAACTAGCCAGAAAGGAACTGTATGGTTTGATCAAGTATCACTCATGCCTGCAGACACATACAAG GGACATGGTTTTCACACAGAACTTATAACCATGCTTTTGGATTTAAAACCACGATTCATGAGATTTCCTG GTGGTTGCTTTGTTGAGGGCAACTGGTTAAGAAATGCTTTCAGATGGAAGGAAACTATTGGTCCATGGGAAGAAAGGCCTGGGCACTATGGCGACGTTTGGAATTACTGGACCGATGATGGCCTTGGCTTTTATGAGTTTCTACTG CTTGCTGAAGACCTGGGGGCTCTCCCAGTTTGGGTCTTCAATGCTG GTATCAGCCACAATGATGGACTTGATATGATTGAACCTTTCGTTAAG GATGCTTTGGACGGCCTTGAGTTTGCAATGGGAAGTGAGGAGTCAGCATGGGGTTCTATTAGAGCTGCAATGGGGCATCCAGAACGATTCCCACTGAAGTATGTTGCAATTGGAAACGAAGACTGTCTTAAGGAGTTTTACCAAG AAAATTACATCAAATTCTATTATTCTATACGAGATGCTTATCCGGACATTCAAATTATTTCAAACTGTGACCACTTACCACTTGCCCATCCCGCTGATTTGTATGATTCTCAT ATATATGCTAATGCTACATATATGTTCCTCCAGAAGAACAAGTTTGACACAGCACCACGTACCAGACCTAAG GCATTTGTTAGCGAATATGCCGTTCAGGGTAACAAAGATCCTGGTAAAGCGACCCTTTATGCTTCACTGGCTGAGGCTGCTTTCCTCATTGGATTAGAAAAAAACAG TGATGCTGTCGAGATGGCAAGTTACGCGCCACTTTTTGTGAACGACAATGATCGCAG GTGGCTCCCAGATGCAATAGTCTTCAACTCCTGGCAGCAGTATGGAACTCCTAGTTACTGGATGCAGATGCTTTTCCGTGAATCAAGTGGCGCTGTGATTCATCCAGTTTCAGTCATATCCAGCTACTCTGATTCATTGGCGGCATCAGCTATCACCTGGAAAGACACTGAGAATAGCTTCCTGAGGGTAAAG ATAGTAAACTTCGGATCTCATGCTGTGAACCTCACAATACATGCAACTGGACTTGAAGTTGGTGTCAGTGCAAAGGGATCAAGAGTCACTGTTCTGACGTCCAACAATGTGATGCAAGGAAATTCCTTCGGCAACCCAAATAAT GTTGTGCCTGTTACCAGAGAGCTGCGCGGTGCAGGAGCAGAGATGCAGACCTTGCTCGCTCCCTACTCGTTCACCGCATTTGATCTAGCGTTGGAGCATTATTAG
- the LOC136479111 gene encoding uncharacterized protein: MGPQIERIVDVSISPPSAELANLSKEEVKCLQLNAQATNVLFSALSEDVFDAIIFGDGEPLEDAHPIWTTLKDRYGKSKCDEELISLEEPLEEFSTSPTNEEPQVILSKGQSDHATSTPSPTYVEGNEMVIGDNAFTCGTSISSSSCETNILKEEEACDRWRPNDESTSPRSSTLYATSHVGLMAKKEKNVANESESESEDESDDDEFNQQLAHLSKKHKLMVLKLIEKTDEQEETLHKQKEFLIKKIKCLEKLTKEHEKLKCSHASLVERYENLSIEKTRTINSLSCVAQLEDENYMLKDKVERLTSKNETLQESHDGLLCSHEKLIDSHFMLEIAHEVMVTMVKSYQPRTHKCTCTQISSILSCANNCCSQASQPSVEHILVENYDDLVTKENEELKEEVERLRRDLIQWKGKCNAQPSQDNREDMVKKLEKRSTVA; encoded by the coding sequence ATGGGTCCTCAAATCGAGCGGATTGTAGATGTGAGCATTTCACCTCCTAGTGCTGAATTGGCCAACTTATCTAAAGAGGAAGTAAAATGCttacaactcaatgctcaagctactaatgtcttatttagtgctttgagtgaagatgtttttgatgccatcatatttggagatggtgaaCCGCTTGAGGATGCTCATCCCATTTGGACCACGCTCAAAGATAGATATGGCAAGTCCAAATGTGATGAGGAGTTGATCTCACTGGAGGAACCACTTGAGGAGTTCTCAACTTCACCCACAAATGAAGAGCCTCAAGTAATTCTCTCAAAAGGTCAAAGtgatcatgccacatccactCCCTCACCAACATATGTAGAAGGTAACGAAATGGTGATTGGGGACAATGcttttacatgtggtacttctaTTTCCTCtagttcttgtgagactaacattttgaaggaagaagaagcttgtgatcggtggaggccaaatgatgaatccacctcaccaagaagctcaactctctatGCCACTTCTCATGTGGGCCTtatggcaaagaaagagaagaatgtggcaaatgagagtgagagtgagagtgaagatgaaagtgatgatgatgagttcaaTCAACAGCTTGCACATCTAAGCAAGAAACacaagttgatggtgctcaagctCATAGAGAAAACTGACGAGCAAGAAGAAACACTTCACAAGCAAAAAGAGTTTCTCATCAaaaagatcaaatgcttggagaagttgaccaaagagcatgaaaagcttaagtgctctcatgctagtTTGGTCGAAAGGTATGAAAACTTGTCAATTGAGAAAACCCGtactattaactctctatcttgtgttgctCAATTAGAAGATGAGAATTATATGCTCAAGGACAAAGTGGAAAGGCTCACTAGCAAGAATGAGACTTTGCAAGAAAGTCATGATGGGCTcttgtgctctcatgagaagcttatAGATTCTCATTTCATGCTAGAAATTGCTCATGAGGTTATGGTAACAATGGTAAAATCATATCAACCTCGCACTCACAAGTGCACATGTACACAAATTTCAtctattttatcatgtgctaacaattgttgctctcaagcaagccaaccttccGTTGAGCATATACTTGTAGAAaactatgatgatcttgtcacaaaagaaaatgaagagctcaaggaagaagttGAGAGGCTAAGaagggacttgattcaatggaagggcaagtgcaatgctcaaccttctcaagataaccgtgaagacatggtgaagaagcttgagaagagaTCAACCGTTGCATGA
- the LOC136481221 gene encoding alpha-L-arabinofuranosidase 1-like isoform X2 — protein sequence MCTCAGSSSMLGSKPKQRKKKHQQGVNRCSSSSSWAILCCCSILAFTVVRGAGLPLGGDEEDEAAASLDVDASWAKAREIPQTLFGVFFEEINHAGAGGLWAELVSNRGFEAHINNTPTIDPWSVIGDESSLHLTTDRVSCFTKNVVALRMEVLCEKCLPGGVGVYNPGFWGMNIEGGKAYHLVMYVKSTRPSELTVQLTSSDGLQTLASATITVSGTSNWTKLEQKLVAKGTNRTSRLQITTSQKGTVWFDQVSLMPADTYKGHGFHTELITMLLDLKPRFMRFPGGCFVEGNWLRNAFRWKETIGPWEERPGHYGDVWNYWTDDGLGFYEFLLLAEDLGALPVWVFNAGISHNDGLDMIEPFVKDALDGLEFAMGSEESAWGSIRAAMGHPERFPLKYVAIGNEDCLKEFYQDAYPDIQIISNCDHLPLAHPADLYDSHIYANATYMFLQKNKFDTAPRTRPKAFVSEYAVQGNKDPGKATLYASLAEAAFLIGLEKNSDAVEMASYAPLFVNDNDRRWLPDAIVFNSWQQYGTPSYWMQMLFRESSGAVIHPVSVISSYSDSLAASAITWKDTENSFLRVKIVNFGSHAVNLTIHATGLEVGVSAKGSRVTVLTSNNVMQGNSFGNPNNVVPVTRELRGAGAEMQTLLAPYSFTAFDLALEHY from the exons ATGTGCACTTGTGCAGGTAGCAGCAGCATGCTGGGATCCAAACCcaagcagaggaagaagaagcaccaGCAGGGGGTGAAtcgttgcagcagcagcagcagctgggccATCTTGTGCTGCTGCTCCATTCTCGCGTTCACGGTGGTGAGAGGAGCAGGGCTGCCGCTGGGCGGTGATGAAGAAGACGAAGCAGCAGCAAGTCTGGACGTGGATGCGTCCTGGGCCAAGGCGCGTGAGATACCACAAACACTGTTTGGGGTTTTCTTCGAg GAGATCAACCACGCCGGTGCTGGTGGGCTATGGGCAGAGTTGGTTAGCAACAGAG GTTTTGAAGCCCACATAAACAACACTCCAACCATAGACCCATGGAGCGTCATTGGGGATGAATCCTCCCTACATCTGACGACTGACCGGGTCTCTTGTTTCACTAAAAATGTTGTTGCTCTGAGAATGGAGGTTCTCTGTGAGAAGTGTCTACCTGGTGGAGTTGGCGTATACAACCCAGGATTCTGGGGCATG AACATAGAAGGTGGAAAGGCCTACCATCTTGTCATGTATGTCAAGTCAACACGACCATCAGAGCTGACAGTTCAATTGACAAGCTCTGATGGGTTACAAACCCTGGCTTCAGCTACGATAAC AGTTTCTGGCACATCAAATTGGACAAAACTGGAGCAAAAATTGGTTGCTAAAGGCACGAATAGAACTTCAAGGCTTCAAATAACAACTAGCCAGAAAGGAACTGTATGGTTTGATCAAGTATCACTCATGCCTGCAGACACATACAAG GGACATGGTTTTCACACAGAACTTATAACCATGCTTTTGGATTTAAAACCACGATTCATGAGATTTCCTG GTGGTTGCTTTGTTGAGGGCAACTGGTTAAGAAATGCTTTCAGATGGAAGGAAACTATTGGTCCATGGGAAGAAAGGCCTGGGCACTATGGCGACGTTTGGAATTACTGGACCGATGATGGCCTTGGCTTTTATGAGTTTCTACTG CTTGCTGAAGACCTGGGGGCTCTCCCAGTTTGGGTCTTCAATGCTG GTATCAGCCACAATGATGGACTTGATATGATTGAACCTTTCGTTAAG GATGCTTTGGACGGCCTTGAGTTTGCAATGGGAAGTGAGGAGTCAGCATGGGGTTCTATTAGAGCTGCAATGGGGCATCCAGAACGATTCCCACTGAAGTATGTTGCAATTGGAAACGAAGACTGTCTTAAGGAGTTTTACCAAG ATGCTTATCCGGACATTCAAATTATTTCAAACTGTGACCACTTACCACTTGCCCATCCCGCTGATTTGTATGATTCTCAT ATATATGCTAATGCTACATATATGTTCCTCCAGAAGAACAAGTTTGACACAGCACCACGTACCAGACCTAAG GCATTTGTTAGCGAATATGCCGTTCAGGGTAACAAAGATCCTGGTAAAGCGACCCTTTATGCTTCACTGGCTGAGGCTGCTTTCCTCATTGGATTAGAAAAAAACAG TGATGCTGTCGAGATGGCAAGTTACGCGCCACTTTTTGTGAACGACAATGATCGCAG GTGGCTCCCAGATGCAATAGTCTTCAACTCCTGGCAGCAGTATGGAACTCCTAGTTACTGGATGCAGATGCTTTTCCGTGAATCAAGTGGCGCTGTGATTCATCCAGTTTCAGTCATATCCAGCTACTCTGATTCATTGGCGGCATCAGCTATCACCTGGAAAGACACTGAGAATAGCTTCCTGAGGGTAAAG ATAGTAAACTTCGGATCTCATGCTGTGAACCTCACAATACATGCAACTGGACTTGAAGTTGGTGTCAGTGCAAAGGGATCAAGAGTCACTGTTCTGACGTCCAACAATGTGATGCAAGGAAATTCCTTCGGCAACCCAAATAAT GTTGTGCCTGTTACCAGAGAGCTGCGCGGTGCAGGAGCAGAGATGCAGACCTTGCTCGCTCCCTACTCGTTCACCGCATTTGATCTAGCGTTGGAGCATTATTAG